The bacterium genome includes a region encoding these proteins:
- a CDS encoding NADH:ubiquinone reductase (Na(+)-transporting) subunit B, translating into MKLLRNSLDKIGTHFHKGGKLEKLYPLYEAIDTFLYTPGETTQGSVQVRDAMDLKRVMGTVGLALMPCILFACYNTGLQANLAMEAMGLAVKSDWRGSVLSFLGLGYDPANIVHCFVHGLLYFAPIFLVSNLAGGLCEAAFSIVRKHEINEGFLVTGLLYPLTLPATIPLWQAAVGIIFAVIIGKEVFGGTGKNFLNPALTGRAFLYFAYPAQISGDAVWTAVDGFSGATALGLGAIGGFDAIHESVSWMNSFLGLIQGSMGETSVVAVLFGAAVLIFTGVGSWRIMLSTVIGLLSFSALLYGIGSESNPMFSVPPHWHLVIGGFAFATVFMTTDPVSAPMNKSAKWAYGFLIGFMTILIRVINPAFPEGVMLAILFANVFAPVMDYIVISKNIKLRKKRTQKLWGALEANSKRSAA; encoded by the coding sequence ATGAAACTTTTACGCAACAGTTTAGATAAAATTGGTACCCACTTTCATAAAGGCGGGAAATTAGAAAAACTTTACCCTCTTTATGAAGCCATTGACACTTTCTTGTATACTCCTGGAGAAACGACACAAGGCAGCGTACAAGTCAGAGATGCCATGGACCTTAAGCGAGTTATGGGGACTGTTGGCTTAGCCTTAATGCCTTGTATATTGTTTGCTTGTTATAACACTGGCTTACAGGCCAACTTGGCCATGGAAGCCATGGGTCTGGCAGTAAAAAGTGATTGGCGCGGCTCTGTTCTTTCATTTTTGGGTTTAGGCTATGATCCGGCAAATATTGTTCATTGTTTTGTGCATGGTTTACTGTATTTTGCACCCATATTTTTAGTGAGCAACTTGGCCGGTGGTTTATGTGAAGCAGCTTTTTCTATTGTTAGAAAACATGAGATCAATGAGGGCTTTTTGGTTACCGGACTGCTATACCCTTTAACGCTTCCAGCTACCATCCCCCTTTGGCAAGCTGCAGTAGGGATTATCTTTGCTGTTATCATAGGTAAAGAAGTTTTTGGTGGTACAGGTAAGAATTTTTTAAACCCTGCATTAACCGGTAGAGCTTTTTTATACTTTGCTTATCCTGCTCAAATCAGTGGTGATGCAGTATGGACTGCTGTTGACGGTTTTTCTGGAGCCACTGCTTTAGGCTTAGGCGCAATTGGCGGCTTTGATGCTATTCATGAAAGCGTCAGCTGGATGAATTCATTTTTAGGACTTATCCAAGGTTCCATGGGAGAAACATCTGTTGTTGCCGTCTTATTTGGTGCCGCGGTTCTTATTTTTACGGGTGTTGGCTCTTGGCGCATCATGTTATCAACCGTCATTGGTTTACTGAGTTTTTCTGCTTTGCTGTATGGCATAGGAAGTGAAAGCAACCCTATGTTTTCTGTACCTCCTCACTGGCATTTGGTTATTGGCGGCTTTGCATTTGCAACCGTATTCATGACAACAGATCCTGTGTCTGCGCCCATGAATAAATCTGCCAAATGGGCTTATGGTTTTCTCATTGGTTTTATGACCATTCTTATAAGAGTCATTAACCCAGCATTTCCAGAAGGTGTGATGTTGGCTATTTTATTTGCCAATGTTTTTGCTCCAGTGATGGACTATATTGTGATTTCTAAAAACATTAAATTACGCAAAAAAAGAACGCAAAAACTTTGGGGTGCACTGGAAGCAAACTCAAAAAGGAGTGCCGCATGA
- a CDS encoding Na(+)-translocating NADH-quinone reductase subunit A — MKTIKISKGITLPITGEVVSNEIHDLSAQAKDVAILGPDYNGMKPTILTKVGDTVNIGQAVFEDKKNPGVVFTSPVAGTVKSINRGDKRVFQSMVIEKSSEQNHVDFSTYNNNFANGDFSKNDVQKLMQESGLWTALRTRPYSKTPQVNAKPKALFITATDTNPFAPYPNKIIAKFQKDFDLGLKAISLLAPKTFFCVSNQHVQYNNIPDNCETVCFEGPHPSGLVGTHIHFLAPADKNHEVWHIGYQDLIALGKLLATGKLWTQRVISIAGSEFKVPKLALVSLGANILQTIDGSIKDISEASVRSGSVFSGRNQDEIFNYLGRFHLQITALKDDTERELLGWQGPGFDKFSVKNLFLSKMIPFIKLPFSNSTHGSPRAIVPTGAFESVFPLHILPVPLLKALCMHDIENAEQLGCIELDEEDLALCTFACSGKKDYGPMLRNILTDLEKGL, encoded by the coding sequence GTGAAAACAATCAAGATCTCAAAAGGTATTACACTTCCCATTACTGGTGAAGTTGTTTCAAATGAAATCCACGACCTTAGCGCTCAGGCAAAAGACGTTGCTATTTTGGGCCCTGACTACAATGGCATGAAGCCTACAATTCTTACCAAAGTAGGTGATACCGTTAACATTGGCCAGGCCGTTTTTGAAGACAAAAAAAATCCTGGTGTTGTGTTTACCAGTCCAGTTGCGGGCACTGTTAAATCTATTAATCGTGGAGACAAACGTGTATTCCAATCTATGGTTATTGAAAAAAGTTCAGAGCAAAATCACGTAGATTTTAGTACTTATAACAATAACTTTGCAAACGGTGATTTTTCAAAAAACGATGTTCAAAAATTAATGCAAGAGTCCGGACTTTGGACAGCTTTGCGAACAAGACCTTACTCCAAAACACCTCAAGTTAACGCAAAACCCAAAGCTTTATTCATCACAGCCACAGACACAAATCCCTTTGCGCCTTACCCCAATAAAATCATTGCCAAGTTTCAAAAAGATTTTGACTTGGGTTTAAAAGCTATTAGCCTTTTAGCTCCTAAAACCTTTTTCTGTGTATCCAATCAACATGTTCAATACAACAACATACCAGACAATTGCGAAACCGTTTGTTTTGAAGGCCCTCACCCATCTGGGCTTGTAGGCACGCATATTCACTTTTTGGCTCCTGCCGATAAAAACCATGAAGTTTGGCATATTGGCTACCAAGACCTTATTGCTTTAGGCAAACTGCTTGCAACAGGAAAACTATGGACACAAAGAGTGATTAGCATTGCCGGCTCTGAATTTAAAGTGCCTAAGTTGGCTTTGGTAAGCTTGGGTGCTAATATTCTTCAAACCATAGATGGCAGTATAAAAGACATTTCAGAAGCAAGTGTTCGTTCAGGCTCGGTTTTTTCTGGAAGAAATCAGGATGAAATTTTTAATTACTTGGGACGTTTTCACTTACAAATCACTGCCTTAAAAGATGATACCGAAAGAGAACTTTTGGGTTGGCAAGGCCCAGGTTTTGACAAGTTCTCAGTTAAAAACTTGTTTTTATCAAAAATGATTCCTTTCATTAAACTTCCTTTTAGCAATTCTACACATGGTAGCCCACGCGCCATTGTTCCTACCGGTGCATTTGAAAGTGTATTTCCTCTTCATATTTTACCCGTACCATTGTTAAAAGCTTTGTGCATGCATGATATAGAAAATGCAGAGCAGCTAGGTTGCATTGAGCTAGATGAAGAAGACCTTGCCTTATGCACTTTTGCCTGTTCTGGTAAAAAAGATTACGGCCCAATGTTAAGAAACATTCTTACAGATTTGGAGAAAGGTTTATAA
- a CDS encoding redoxin domain-containing protein: MSTIKNILFTVIALCSLSFAANIGQKAPAFSAIGHDGKTYSLENLKGKYIVLEWFNPSCPYVKKHYNSKNLPNIQKEAKSDKKHPLVWLSISSSYKKHPAYFSNDEAKKIMSDFDSNADAFIIDESGEIGKAFGASATPHIFIIDPEGKLIYQGGVDGGKNANSLKASSIKSAEHKYLKDVLFNRIFKGKTIESEIASTRAIGCSVKYKPTN; encoded by the coding sequence ATGTCTACAATCAAGAATATACTTTTTACTGTCATTGCTTTATGTTCATTGAGTTTTGCTGCCAATATTGGCCAGAAAGCGCCAGCTTTTTCTGCCATAGGTCACGATGGTAAAACCTACAGTCTAGAGAACTTAAAAGGTAAATACATTGTTTTAGAATGGTTTAACCCTAGCTGCCCCTATGTTAAAAAACATTATAACAGCAAAAATTTGCCCAATATTCAAAAAGAAGCCAAGTCTGATAAAAAACACCCGCTTGTCTGGCTCAGTATAAGTTCTTCGTACAAAAAACACCCCGCTTACTTTAGTAACGATGAAGCAAAAAAAATCATGTCTGATTTTGACTCCAATGCCGATGCGTTTATCATTGATGAATCAGGCGAAATAGGCAAAGCCTTCGGTGCCAGTGCTACCCCCCATATATTTATTATTGATCCAGAGGGTAAGCTAATTTATCAAGGAGGTGTTGATGGTGGCAAAAATGCTAATTCACTTAAAGCTTCTTCTATTAAAAGCGCTGAGCATAAGTACTTAAAAGATGTTTTATTCAATCGTATTTTTAAAGGTAAAACCATTGAGAGTGAAATCGCTAGCACCAGAGCCATTGGCTGCTCTGTGAAATACAAGCCTACAAACTAA